The genomic stretch TCAAAACTAATTATCTACAATGATTCTTATTGAAAAATTAAGGTTTCCATTCCATATCAAACTGGTATCTTTCTTTGGCTTTTCGATCGCAATACTTAACCAAAGTTTCTAGTTCTTTTGGAGAATCAACACCGATAATTTTCCCACCGATTTGATCAAATTCTTCATTGGTTGACGATCGCCAAATTTGTTGTACTTTGATTTTAATATTATTTCCTAAAATTTCATCTTCCCTAGCCTGATTCAAGATAATTTCAAATTCTGATTTTTGAGGAAAATCTCTATTCACGATCATTTGAATACCTGTAGGAGTTAAATCAAGAGTAAAACCCAAAAATTTTTCGTCAGAATCTAGTATTCTACAAACAGCCAGAATACGACGGTAGTTTCTTTGCTCATTAATTTGGCTCATAGTAAGTCACCCCTCGATATAGTATTATGCAAATTTTTCCCTATTTTTATTGTAACTCTGAGGAGTTATCTTGTTCTGAAGTTTGATTAGTTTCAGTGGGTTTAATAATCGGTTTAGAAGGGGAGGTTTCTATTTCCAAAGTTTGTTGAGATGATTCTGAGGGATTTTCAACTAAAGGTTTGATTTCAATCGGTTTTGG from Geminocystis sp. NIES-3709 encodes the following:
- a CDS encoding PilZ domain-containing protein produces the protein MSQINEQRNYRRILAVCRILDSDEKFLGFTLDLTPTGIQMIVNRDFPQKSEFEIILNQAREDEILGNNIKIKVQQIWRSSTNEEFDQIGGKIIGVDSPKELETLVKYCDRKAKERYQFDMEWKP